TTCGGTGACATTGCCTAAACCATGATCGCTGTCAAGTTCCACTAATTCTACCCAAGGACGCGACAAAGCAAAGTTTCGACTGGCTGTAATCGGTATGACTTCATCTTTTTTTCCATGCAATATCAAAGTAGGAATGGGACGTTGTAAAAGTTGCTCTTGGTATTGAGCAGCATCCGTCACAAAATTGTAACTTAGAGGTAGCGATCGCTCTTCTCCGTAGTGGTAAACCATCAGATACTTTTCCCGTTGCCAACGCTGCACCTCTTCATCACCTAGTTTGGGCAACCAATGAGATAAAAACCCAAAAGCTGGCGCTAGCAGAACAAGGCGTTGCACTTGTGGATATTGCTGTCCCAAGTGGGCAGATGTCAATCCACCCAAACTTGAGCCAATCAGCGTTACTGGCACAGAAGTATCAGGAAATTCTGCTGCAACTTGAGTTAGCTGACGGGTAATTGTCAACTGAGAGAAGTCGTCAGCATTCAGATCAGGAATTTTTAAGTTTGTCTGAATTTTAGCAAAGCGATCGCCTATATCCTGCGCTTTGGCAGATTTAGGGCTGGAAGCAAAGCCATGAAGATAAATGTACTGCAAGGTTCTAG
Above is a window of Nostoc sp. UHCC 0702 DNA encoding:
- a CDS encoding alpha/beta fold hydrolase; translated protein: MQYIYLHGFASSPKSAKAQDIGDRFAKIQTNLKIPDLNADDFSQLTITRQLTQVAAEFPDTSVPVTLIGSSLGGLTSAHLGQQYPQVQRLVLLAPAFGFLSHWLPKLGDEEVQRWQREKYLMVYHYGEERSLPLSYNFVTDAAQYQEQLLQRPIPTLILHGKKDEVIPITASRNFALSRPWVELVELDSDHGLGNVTEEIWQAICLFCQLPGSCKI